In one Pseudomonas sp. Bout1 genomic region, the following are encoded:
- a CDS encoding LysR substrate-binding domain-containing protein: MNSLGKSLPPLASLLPFEAAARLESFSKAAEELHLTQAAISRQVRGLEENLGLKLFYRRNRAVFLTPEGHELAAVVSAALQSISHSAEALRETPGNNRVVLLCQLCEAFYWLMPRLSTFHQRHPAIEIQVATTTRPLAEFNGHFDVALQSTGRASGKHALVFTAADEVFPVCSPNYLAAGQALDVGDLSRYTLLHHHATPPHWMEWDSWLRAVGHTLEGNAKGAVFDSYPLMLQAAVQGHGIAMGWQRTAGRLIENGALVRPCAASVALPDALSVFRQQGAEDSGEVRALLEWLADEFRNEQV, encoded by the coding sequence ATGAATAGCCTTGGGAAATCGTTGCCGCCACTCGCCAGTTTGTTGCCCTTTGAAGCAGCCGCCCGATTGGAAAGCTTTTCAAAAGCTGCCGAGGAACTGCACCTCACGCAGGCGGCAATCAGCCGGCAGGTCCGTGGCCTTGAAGAAAACCTTGGGCTGAAGCTGTTTTACCGCCGCAACCGTGCGGTGTTCCTGACGCCCGAAGGCCATGAGCTGGCGGCTGTTGTCAGTGCCGCGTTGCAGAGCATCAGCCACAGCGCCGAAGCCTTGCGTGAAACCCCGGGCAACAATCGCGTGGTGTTGCTCTGTCAGTTGTGCGAAGCGTTTTATTGGCTGATGCCGCGCCTGTCGACGTTCCACCAACGGCATCCGGCAATCGAAATCCAGGTGGCGACCACCACGCGACCCCTGGCTGAATTCAACGGACACTTTGACGTGGCGCTGCAAAGTACCGGGCGTGCCAGTGGGAAACATGCACTGGTGTTCACCGCCGCAGATGAAGTATTCCCGGTGTGCAGTCCCAACTATCTGGCGGCCGGGCAAGCGCTGGATGTCGGCGATCTGAGCCGCTACACGCTGTTACATCACCACGCGACGCCTCCTCACTGGATGGAATGGGACAGCTGGCTGCGTGCGGTTGGGCATACGTTGGAAGGTAATGCCAAGGGCGCCGTGTTTGACAGCTACCCGCTGATGCTTCAGGCCGCCGTCCAGGGGCACGGTATTGCGATGGGGTGGCAGCGCACCGCGGGCCGGCTTATTGAAAACGGTGCGCTGGTGCGGCCTTGCGCAGCCAGCGTTGCCTTGCCGGATGCCCTGTCGGTGTTCAGGCAGCAGGGCGCCGAGGACAGTGGCGAGGTTCGCGCGCTGCTTGAGTGGTTGGCTG
- a CDS encoding DMT family transporter — MPPAHSTLLAGVALAVVATLSWALNFIAPYVTGDYSLYDLMLVKFLSAGLLGLVVVMFCRAQLRSLSGGLRMLGAGLGFIGYLGYSSCIAAGVVFGGPVLTPAFIGLVPVLLALIGNATHKTIEWRRLATPLALLTIGLLLSNISSLDQPAASGSSWPLGLLFSVGAVALWLVFSVVNQRAMARIPAQSSTVWTGLMMLGAGIGTLCLLPLVQTLGLLKLPTLGLSFSQAGNLYAWGLGIALMSSVIGAWAWNIASRRLPMVLSGQLIALESLFATLLGLWFKGRLPTVLETSGLAAVLLGVVMAVRILLTASRPKTSG, encoded by the coding sequence ATGCCCCCTGCTCACTCAACCCTGCTTGCCGGAGTCGCCCTGGCGGTCGTTGCAACCCTGAGCTGGGCACTGAACTTTATCGCGCCGTACGTCACCGGCGACTACAGCCTCTACGATTTGATGCTCGTCAAGTTCCTGAGCGCCGGCCTGCTCGGCCTGGTGGTGGTGATGTTCTGTCGCGCCCAGCTTCGATCACTCAGCGGTGGGTTGCGAATGCTGGGCGCAGGCCTGGGTTTCATCGGGTACCTCGGCTACAGCAGCTGTATCGCCGCCGGGGTGGTATTTGGCGGGCCGGTACTGACGCCCGCCTTTATCGGCCTTGTGCCGGTACTGCTGGCACTGATCGGTAACGCCACACACAAAACCATCGAGTGGCGCCGGCTGGCAACCCCCCTGGCTTTACTGACGATTGGGCTTTTATTGTCGAACATCAGTAGCCTTGACCAACCTGCCGCGAGCGGCAGTTCATGGCCGCTGGGCCTGTTGTTCTCCGTCGGCGCGGTGGCGTTGTGGCTGGTCTTCAGCGTGGTGAATCAACGGGCTATGGCGCGCATCCCAGCCCAGTCATCAACGGTCTGGACCGGGCTGATGATGCTCGGCGCCGGGATAGGCACGCTGTGCCTGTTGCCCCTTGTACAGACGCTTGGCCTACTCAAGCTGCCAACCCTGGGTTTGAGCTTTTCCCAGGCGGGCAACCTGTATGCGTGGGGCCTGGGCATCGCGTTGATGTCGTCGGTGATCGGGGCATGGGCCTGGAACATCGCCTCCCGGCGCCTGCCCATGGTGCTGTCCGGGCAACTGATTGCCCTGGAATCGCTGTTCGCCACGCTGCTTGGCTTGTGGTTCAAGGGCCGACTGCCAACGGTGCTGGAAACCTCGGGCTTGGCGGCGGTTCTGCTTGGCGTGGTGATGGCGGTGCGTATCCTGCTGACGGCCAGTCGTCCAAAAACCAGCGGATGA
- a CDS encoding SDR family oxidoreductase, translating into MTVLVTGAGTGFGFEVALRLADKGLDVIAGVEIVAQVHALEQEARRRGVNLRIEKLDVTDEGDRRKAAEWDVEVLLNNAGISEGGSTLDIPAENLRRQYEVNVIGPLMLTQLVAKKMVLKQQGKIVFMSSVAGLTADPFAGAYASSKHAVEAIAEAMSQELKEFGIEVATVNPGPFLTGFNDRMFETWKSWQDDASQRLFDYSKLAFPHEQYDPEPVFETTIAVITGAIDAYRNVEPKEIIDQQRKQLDAAWTRKSSEGLGKRSALVQKAYDIKPGTPV; encoded by the coding sequence ATGACAGTTCTGGTAACCGGAGCAGGCACAGGGTTTGGCTTTGAAGTGGCCCTCAGACTCGCCGATAAAGGCCTGGATGTTATCGCCGGCGTGGAAATCGTGGCGCAGGTACATGCGCTTGAACAAGAGGCCAGGCGCCGGGGCGTGAACCTTCGAATAGAAAAGCTCGACGTGACCGATGAAGGCGATCGGCGCAAGGCCGCAGAGTGGGATGTGGAGGTCTTGTTAAACAATGCAGGCATTTCAGAAGGCGGTTCGACACTGGATATTCCTGCCGAAAATCTTCGACGCCAGTACGAGGTCAATGTGATTGGCCCCTTGATGCTGACCCAACTGGTCGCCAAGAAAATGGTCTTGAAGCAACAGGGCAAGATCGTGTTCATGTCTTCAGTGGCAGGCCTTACCGCCGACCCTTTTGCCGGGGCATATGCCTCCTCCAAGCATGCGGTGGAAGCGATTGCCGAGGCGATGAGCCAGGAACTCAAGGAATTTGGTATCGAAGTGGCGACCGTTAACCCGGGGCCCTTCCTGACCGGGTTTAACGACCGGATGTTCGAGACCTGGAAAAGTTGGCAGGACGACGCTTCGCAGCGGCTGTTCGACTACAGCAAGCTGGCGTTTCCACACGAGCAGTACGATCCCGAGCCGGTCTTTGAGACCACCATCGCCGTGATCACTGGCGCCATCGACGCTTACCGCAACGTCGAGCCGAAAGAGATCATCGACCAGCAGCGCAAACAACTTGACGCGGCCTGGACCCGCAAGAGCAGTGAGGGCCTGGGCAAGCGCTCGGCGCTGGTGCAGAAGGCGTATGACATCAAGCCTGGGACGCCGGTCTGA
- a CDS encoding LysE family translocator, with amino-acid sequence MPIADNLLAFTFAATLLTLTPGLDTALVLRTATVEGKQQALRAALGINAGCLLWGAAVAFGLGALIAVSEVAFNVLKYCGAAYLAWLGLNMLLRPRSSLAPVDADGKPGANWFLKGMMGNVLNPKIGIFYVSFLPQFIPQGHSLVGWTFGLVSIHVVISLVWSLVLIGATQPLAGVLRREKVITWMDRTTGMIFVLFAARLAFSKR; translated from the coding sequence ATGCCTATCGCCGATAACCTGCTGGCCTTCACCTTTGCCGCCACCCTGCTGACGCTGACGCCTGGCCTGGACACCGCCCTGGTGCTGCGAACCGCTACGGTGGAGGGCAAGCAACAAGCGCTGCGCGCTGCGTTGGGCATCAACGCCGGTTGCCTGTTATGGGGGGCAGCGGTCGCCTTTGGGCTGGGCGCGCTGATTGCGGTTTCAGAGGTGGCCTTCAACGTCTTGAAGTACTGCGGCGCCGCTTACCTGGCATGGCTGGGCTTGAACATGCTGTTGCGCCCGCGCAGCTCACTTGCCCCCGTCGATGCCGACGGCAAGCCCGGTGCAAACTGGTTTTTGAAGGGCATGATGGGCAACGTCCTCAACCCCAAGATCGGGATTTTCTACGTGTCGTTTCTGCCGCAGTTCATTCCCCAGGGGCATTCCCTGGTGGGCTGGACATTCGGGCTGGTGAGCATCCACGTGGTGATCAGCCTGGTATGGTCGCTGGTGCTGATCGGCGCCACGCAACCACTGGCCGGTGTGCTGCGGCGTGAAAAGGTAATCACGTGGATGGACCGCACCACCGGCATGATCTTTGTACTGTTTGCGGCCCGGTTGGCCTTCAGCAAACGCTGA
- a CDS encoding CerR family C-terminal domain-containing protein, whose protein sequence is MARHKPAAEGGYQRGEETRARIVEAAVVVFGERGYDGASTRDIANAAGVNAPAIQYYFDAKEGVYLACVEHLITLLWRKMAPSVEAAESALADAEVNDQALIDVSLGILGTVVSTIQDSPQTTAWRAFMDRHQAGLCPESATMAFEERFKSRIANVIRLLIARLAGLAVDDERTVIHSMALFTQGLAFRVQKPKLLSALNWTEVNQKEMELVRDVVLIQARFTLEGLVRHRDLR, encoded by the coding sequence ATGGCACGACATAAACCGGCCGCCGAAGGGGGTTATCAACGGGGTGAAGAAACCCGTGCACGTATTGTCGAGGCAGCCGTCGTGGTCTTTGGCGAGCGTGGCTACGACGGTGCGTCCACGCGGGACATCGCGAACGCCGCAGGGGTCAATGCACCGGCGATCCAGTACTACTTCGACGCAAAGGAAGGCGTGTACCTGGCGTGCGTCGAGCACTTGATCACGCTTTTGTGGCGAAAAATGGCACCCTCCGTTGAAGCGGCGGAAAGCGCGCTGGCCGATGCGGAGGTCAACGATCAGGCGCTGATCGACGTCTCATTGGGCATCCTCGGAACGGTGGTCTCGACGATTCAGGACAGCCCCCAAACCACCGCGTGGCGTGCTTTTATGGATCGCCATCAAGCCGGCCTGTGCCCGGAAAGCGCGACGATGGCCTTTGAAGAGCGCTTCAAATCGCGCATCGCTAACGTGATCCGCCTGCTGATCGCGCGCCTGGCCGGCCTCGCCGTGGACGACGAGCGCACAGTGATCCACTCCATGGCGCTGTTCACCCAGGGCCTGGCGTTTCGGGTGCAGAAACCCAAGCTGCTCTCTGCCCTGAACTGGACTGAAGTGAACCAAAAAGAAATGGAGTTGGTGCGCGATGTGGTGCTGATCCAGGCGCGGTTTACCCTTGAGGGCCTGGTGCGGCACCGGGACCTGCGCTGA
- a CDS encoding HlyD family secretion protein, whose translation MSAAPPSSQVIPDTTVTGQRGKARRILLTLAGVALLAGLAWGAWWWLTGRFIETTDDAYLQADSISVAPKINGYVAAVLVADNQNVKRGDVLVRLDARKYQAVSDEASATIAAREADFAKAQADLVQQDSTIAEARAQLQGAQADARHAQTEVARYAPLARSGAEPQERLAQLNNQLAQARSTVAAKQAALRSSQTRYGTLQAQLKQAQAQLGVAKASEAQSQLDVDDAVIRSPLDGRVADRGVRVGQYVQPGTRLLTVVPVSAIYLTANYKETQIGDMRAGQTVTVHVDALPGHDLQGHIDSLSPGTGAQFALLPPSNATGNFTKIVQRVPVRISLDVPDDDIRQALMPGLSATVEVDTRTHKADANHG comes from the coding sequence ATGTCCGCTGCACCGCCCTCTTCTCAGGTCATTCCTGATACCACCGTCACCGGCCAACGCGGCAAGGCCCGACGGATTCTACTGACACTCGCCGGCGTGGCGCTGTTGGCCGGGCTGGCGTGGGGCGCCTGGTGGTGGCTCACCGGGCGCTTTATCGAAACCACTGACGACGCCTACCTGCAAGCCGACAGCATCAGCGTGGCGCCGAAAATCAACGGCTACGTTGCTGCAGTGTTGGTGGCCGATAACCAAAACGTGAAGCGCGGCGACGTGCTGGTGCGCCTGGATGCACGCAAATACCAGGCGGTGAGTGACGAAGCCTCAGCGACGATTGCCGCCCGCGAGGCCGACTTTGCCAAGGCCCAGGCCGACCTCGTGCAGCAGGATTCGACCATCGCCGAAGCCCGCGCCCAACTGCAAGGCGCGCAAGCCGATGCCCGGCACGCACAAACCGAAGTCGCGCGTTATGCGCCGCTGGCGCGCTCCGGTGCCGAGCCGCAAGAGCGCCTGGCGCAGCTCAACAACCAACTTGCCCAGGCCCGCAGCACCGTGGCCGCCAAGCAGGCTGCCCTGCGTTCCAGCCAAACCCGCTATGGCACCCTTCAAGCCCAGCTCAAGCAGGCCCAGGCGCAACTCGGCGTGGCCAAGGCCAGCGAGGCGCAAAGCCAGTTGGATGTAGACGACGCGGTGATTCGCAGCCCGCTGGATGGGCGCGTGGCCGATCGTGGCGTGCGGGTCGGGCAATACGTGCAGCCAGGCACGCGCCTGCTGACCGTGGTGCCGGTGAGCGCGATCTACCTGACCGCCAACTACAAGGAAACCCAGATTGGCGACATGCGCGCCGGGCAGACCGTGACCGTGCATGTGGATGCGCTGCCTGGCCACGACCTGCAAGGGCATATCGACAGCCTGTCCCCCGGCACCGGCGCCCAGTTCGCGCTGCTGCCGCCGTCAAACGCCACCGGCAACTTCACCAAGATCGTACAGCGGGTGCCCGTGCGGATTTCCCTGGATGTACCCGACGATGACATTCGCCAGGCACTGATGCCCGGCCTGTCGGCCACCGTGGAAGTCGACACCCGCACCCACAAGGCAGATGCCAACCATGGCTGA
- a CDS encoding DHA2 family efflux MFS transporter permease subunit has product MAEAVLTEAPADKPRNASLTDWIAVAAGSLGALLATLDISITNSALPQIQGQIGATGTEGTWIATGYLMSEIVMIPLAAWLTRVFGLRRFLIGTALMFTFFSMFCGLSSSLGAMIAGRIGQGFAGGAMIPTAQTIVRTRLPAHQLAIGTTMFGMTVILGPLLGPVIGGWLTENINWRWCFFINLPVSITLITLLVSGLPGERMNLQQFIKADWLGILGLAMGLSSLTVVLEEGQREHWFDSLLIIWLSIAMVVGFFLIAVGQVRSSTPILRLQLVLNRSFGSVLLIATAVGAGLYGTAYLVPQFLGILSGYNAQQSGSIMLLSGIPAFLLMPILPRMLGRLDLRMMVGVGLLMYWASCFLDTQLTAQSVGHDFYWSQILRGFGQILVMMPLSQLSMRSVDTRDAGDAAGLYNMSRNLGGTLGLALLGVLMDRRSHFHDDMLREGIQANTQLTQDQMASNTASYLAQTGDPSTASLQALSHLASDIAQQAAVMAYNDAFYVLGLAMLACLPLIFILKKRAAQAGQRT; this is encoded by the coding sequence ATGGCTGAAGCCGTTTTGACCGAGGCGCCCGCGGACAAACCGCGCAACGCCTCGCTGACCGACTGGATCGCGGTGGCTGCCGGTTCGCTGGGCGCGTTGCTGGCGACCCTGGACATCTCGATCACCAACTCGGCACTGCCGCAAATCCAGGGCCAGATCGGCGCGACCGGCACGGAAGGCACCTGGATCGCCACCGGCTACCTGATGTCGGAAATCGTGATGATCCCCCTCGCCGCCTGGCTGACCCGGGTATTTGGCCTGCGCCGGTTCCTGATCGGCACGGCCTTGATGTTCACGTTTTTCTCGATGTTCTGCGGCCTGTCCTCAAGCCTTGGCGCGATGATCGCCGGGCGCATCGGCCAGGGGTTTGCCGGCGGCGCGATGATTCCGACCGCACAGACCATCGTACGCACCCGTTTGCCTGCCCATCAGTTGGCAATCGGCACCACGATGTTCGGCATGACGGTGATTCTCGGCCCGTTGTTGGGCCCGGTAATTGGCGGATGGCTTACGGAAAACATCAACTGGCGCTGGTGTTTTTTCATCAACCTGCCCGTCAGCATCACCTTGATTACCCTGCTGGTCAGTGGCCTGCCAGGCGAGCGCATGAACCTTCAACAGTTCATCAAGGCCGACTGGCTGGGCATTCTTGGCCTGGCCATGGGCTTGAGTTCGCTCACTGTGGTGCTGGAAGAAGGCCAGCGTGAACACTGGTTCGATTCGCTGCTGATCATCTGGTTGAGCATTGCGATGGTGGTCGGGTTCTTCCTGATTGCCGTCGGGCAGGTGCGGTCGAGTACGCCGATCCTGCGTCTGCAACTGGTGCTCAACCGCAGCTTTGGCAGTGTGTTGCTGATTGCCACGGCCGTCGGTGCCGGGCTGTATGGCACGGCGTACCTGGTGCCACAGTTCCTTGGCATTTTGTCGGGCTACAACGCGCAACAGTCGGGGTCGATCATGCTGCTGTCGGGCATTCCCGCGTTTCTGCTGATGCCGATCCTGCCAAGAATGCTCGGCCGCCTGGACCTGCGGATGATGGTCGGCGTCGGTTTGTTGATGTACTGGGCCAGCTGTTTTCTCGACACCCAACTCACCGCCCAGAGTGTCGGCCATGATTTTTACTGGTCGCAAATTTTGCGCGGCTTTGGGCAGATCCTGGTGATGATGCCCCTCAGCCAGCTGTCGATGCGGTCGGTAGACACCCGCGACGCCGGTGATGCGGCCGGGCTCTACAACATGTCTCGCAACCTCGGTGGCACCCTCGGGCTGGCGCTGCTGGGGGTGTTGATGGACCGGCGTAGCCACTTCCACGACGACATGCTGCGCGAAGGCATCCAGGCCAACACCCAGTTGACCCAGGACCAGATGGCGAGCAACACCGCCAGCTACCTGGCGCAAACCGGCGACCCTTCCACTGCATCGCTACAAGCACTGAGCCACCTGGCCAGCGACATCGCCCAGCAGGCCGCAGTAATGGCCTACAACGACGCGTTCTACGTGCTGGGACTCGCCATGCTGGCGTGCCTCCCCCTGATCTTCATCCTGAAAAAGCGCGCGGCGCAGGCAGGCCAACGAACATGA
- a CDS encoding efflux transporter outer membrane subunit, with translation MIYRSLPLLFTVGLLTACTVGPDYQGAPDAAPKTLAAGRLPHADTGLAHTLAVARWWQTLGDPQLNQLVAQALQSSPDMATARARLQQSRASLSGANADALPKVTGDAAMLKLRSPDTSALGGSGGGGRGPLNLYLAGFDASWEADVFGGTRRAIEAAQAENDASQAQLADAQVQLAAEVVQTYADLRDQQARLALVDASVDIEEQALDLTQQRRSRGVASQLQLEQVLTQAENTRAQRLPLQASIVEAVDQLNLLCGLEPGELDASLTTPRALPAIPSQVPFADPAAILKARPDIRVAERQLASSNAQIGEKTADWFPKLSLMGDLSFSAADPGHLARKDSGTWLLLPRLTWNALDFGRVAASVKGAQAGRDEALAHYKSVVLSALRDADVALARYGNQRQNVVLLRNVESSAVRAADLTRQRYKAGTASTLDWLDAERTRYQAQESRISGDALLLKDFASLHKALGLGWTL, from the coding sequence ATGATTTATCGCTCACTTCCCCTGCTCTTTACCGTCGGCCTGCTGACAGCGTGTACCGTGGGGCCGGACTACCAGGGCGCGCCGGATGCCGCGCCAAAAACCTTGGCGGCCGGGCGTTTGCCCCACGCCGACACAGGCTTGGCGCACACGCTTGCAGTTGCGCGGTGGTGGCAAACCCTGGGCGACCCGCAACTTAACCAACTGGTGGCCCAGGCACTGCAAAGCAGCCCGGACATGGCGACCGCCCGGGCGCGACTCCAACAATCGCGGGCCAGCCTGAGTGGCGCCAATGCCGACGCCCTGCCCAAGGTCACCGGCGACGCGGCGATGCTCAAACTGCGCTCCCCCGACACTTCGGCGCTGGGGGGCAGCGGTGGCGGTGGTCGCGGGCCGTTAAACCTTTACCTCGCCGGCTTTGATGCCAGCTGGGAGGCCGACGTGTTCGGCGGCACCCGGCGTGCAATCGAGGCAGCCCAAGCCGAAAACGACGCGTCACAGGCGCAGTTGGCCGATGCCCAAGTGCAACTGGCTGCCGAGGTGGTGCAAACCTATGCCGACCTGCGCGACCAGCAGGCGCGCCTGGCGCTGGTGGATGCAAGTGTCGACATCGAGGAGCAGGCGCTGGACCTGACCCAGCAGCGGCGCAGCCGTGGCGTGGCCTCGCAGTTGCAACTGGAACAGGTGCTGACCCAGGCCGAAAACACCCGGGCCCAACGCCTGCCGCTGCAAGCGTCAATCGTCGAGGCCGTGGACCAACTGAACTTGCTGTGTGGCCTGGAGCCGGGCGAGTTGGATGCGAGCCTCACCACCCCGCGTGCCCTGCCCGCTATCCCGAGCCAGGTGCCGTTTGCCGACCCGGCGGCGATCCTGAAAGCCCGGCCGGATATCCGCGTAGCCGAGCGCCAACTGGCGTCCAGCAACGCGCAGATCGGCGAGAAAACCGCCGACTGGTTTCCCAAGCTCAGCCTGATGGGCGATTTGTCATTCTCGGCCGCCGATCCCGGGCATCTGGCGCGAAAGGACAGCGGCACCTGGTTGCTGTTACCAAGGCTGACCTGGAACGCACTGGATTTCGGCCGGGTGGCGGCCAGCGTCAAAGGTGCGCAAGCCGGGCGCGATGAAGCCCTCGCCCACTACAAAAGCGTGGTGTTGAGTGCGTTGCGTGACGCGGATGTGGCGTTGGCGCGTTATGGCAACCAGCGCCAGAATGTGGTGCTGTTGCGCAACGTAGAGTCGTCGGCGGTGCGTGCAGCGGACCTGACTCGCCAGCGCTATAAAGCAGGCACGGCGAGTACCCTGGATTGGCTGGACGCGGAACGTACGCGGTACCAGGCGCAGGAAAGCCGGATTTCCGGGGATGCGCTGTTGCTCAAGGACTTTGCGTCATTGCACAAAGCACTGGGGTTGGGATGGACGTTGTAA